CGAAAACCAATTCGATGCTTTCACCAGAAAGCACTATGAAAAACTATTGCTGAGATATGAGATTTCGCAAGATCGCCTTAAAAAAGCCATTGAAGAAATTGAAAAACTAAACCCCAAACCGGGAGGAGCCTACGACAGCAGCAACAGGGTGGTAGAACAAATTGTGCCCGATTTTGCCATTCGCATTATTGATGGCGAATTAGAGCTGACCCTAAACGGCAGAAATGCGCCTACCTTACACGTTTCCAAAGATTATCAGGAAATGATGCAAACCTATAAAGACTCACGCGATAAATCGAATTCACAAAAAGATGCCGTGCAGTTCATCAAACAAAAATTAGATTCTGCCAAATGGTTTATTGATGCCATCAGACAACGTCAGGAAACCCTTTTTGTAACGATGAATGCTATCATGCATTTTCAGCAAGAGTACTTTTTAGACGGAGAAGAAACCAAGCTAAAGCCGATGATTTTGAAAGACATCGCCGATATGGTTGGATTGGATATTTCTACCGTTTCGCGCGTAGCTAACAGCAAATATGTGGACACGCCTTATGGCACCAAGCTAATCAAAGAGTTCTTTTCGGAAGCGATGAAAAACGACCAAGGCGAAGACGTTTCGACTTTGGAAATCAAGAAAATCCTGAAAACCGTTGTGGAAGAAGAGGACAAACAAAGACCATTACCGGATGATCAATTGGCTGAAATCTTAAAAGAAAAAGGCTATCCTATTGCCCGAAGAACCATCGCCAAATACCGTGAGTTACTGGATATTCCTGTGGCCCGAATGAGAAAGAAAATTTAATAACTCCTATCCTCTTTTTGAGTTCTTCAGGACGATACATTATTTTTGTCCGTATCAGTTGCTTAAAAGATGTACATCTTTGGGGTAAAAGATGTACATCTTTGGGGTAAAACATGTACATCATTTGGAGGAAAGCTACTGAAGTCTTTATTTTATCAACCGCACCGCTATAAAAATTCCTTTGCTTCAAACGAAAAAGTACTCTAGTCCCGCCCGTTTCTTTACTTTGCCGAACAATACCTCCTATTTACTATATTTGCTGTAAATCTATGACTTTGAAAAAAATCCTTCCCTTTTTTTCCTATCTCTTCCACCCCATTTTCATTCCGTTATTAGGTACTGTTTTTTATGTGTTGTTGGATGGACCGTATTTTTCAATGCCGCAGTATTTGCTTCTTTTTCTGCAAATAATCATCATTACTTTCTTAATGCCGATTGCTTTTTTTTATTTGCTGCGAGCCTTTGGAAAGGCCGATACCATTATGCTTTCGGAGCTTGCCCACCGCAAAATTCCGTTGTTGCTGCAAATGGTATTGTTCACCATCTTAATCGAAAAAAGCATCACCTTTGATCGGTTTCCCTCGTTGTATTTCTTCTTCTTGGGCGGATTGTTCAGTACCTTTTTTGCGTTTATATTGTTGTATGCCAAAATAAAAGCCAGCATCCACATGATTGGACTAAGTGCTTTAACCGTTTTCATCATTGGTTTAAGTCTTAAAAACGAAATCAACACCACTAATCTAGTGACCTTTTTAGTGATTATGAATGGTTTGGTCGCTTCCTCGCGATTGGCTATGAAAGCCCATACTAATAAAGAGTTGTGGATTGGCGTTTTGTGTGGCGTGTTACCACAAGTAGTTCTGCTTTATTTTTGGCTATAAAATGTAAAACATGAGTCCAAAATTGGCCGTATTCATGTCAATGGCCTGACCATCTATTTTGGCAGAAGATTTAAACAACGGATTCAAGCCGTAGTAAGCGTAGATATTCCAAGTGTTCCAACCGGTAGTCAGATACACGCCATAATGAAAATCGTTTAAGTCTTTATTATTGGTAATCTTAGAAGTCCCATTGGAAGCAATCAATTTATATTGGTCATAAAACAGATAACTGAGTTTTACTCCAAAATGAACGCGCCAAAACTTATGACTTTCCGGTGTCGAATCACGCCATCTTAGTTCAATTGGCAAGTCAACAAAATGCAACGCTAGTTTGTCTTTGGAATACGTAACGCTCTCTGAATTCAGAATTTGATAGGTCAGT
Above is a genomic segment from Flavobacterium phycosphaerae containing:
- the rpoN gene encoding RNA polymerase factor sigma-54 codes for the protein MLKQFLNLKLSQKLSPQQIQLMKLIQLPTQAFEQRLKEEIMENPALESGKEEEELSFEKDEFDNVDEFDDYEGSENIDTEINIDEYLSNDETPDYKLQANNYSDDDSDLDMPFAEAVSFHQDLINQLNTFILTEEQRSIAEFLVGSIDDDGYLRRSIQDIVDDMAFTQGIYTDEKAVEKILHIVHELDPSGVGARDLQECLLLQLKHKTPTEYIELAIDIIENQFDAFTRKHYEKLLLRYEISQDRLKKAIEEIEKLNPKPGGAYDSSNRVVEQIVPDFAIRIIDGELELTLNGRNAPTLHVSKDYQEMMQTYKDSRDKSNSQKDAVQFIKQKLDSAKWFIDAIRQRQETLFVTMNAIMHFQQEYFLDGEETKLKPMILKDIADMVGLDISTVSRVANSKYVDTPYGTKLIKEFFSEAMKNDQGEDVSTLEIKKILKTVVEEEDKQRPLPDDQLAEILKEKGYPIARRTIAKYRELLDIPVARMRKKI
- a CDS encoding outer membrane beta-barrel protein, giving the protein MAAGLGYTLAIYNQNMGITDVNDVLTYQILNSESVTYSKDKLALHFVDLPIELRWRDSTPESHKFWRVHFGVKLSYLFYDQYKLIASNGTSKITNNKDLNDFHYGVYLTTGWNTWNIYAYYGLNPLFKSSAKIDGQAIDMNTANFGLMFYIL